One window of Chloroflexus aggregans DSM 9485 genomic DNA carries:
- a CDS encoding YveK family protein has translation MEIRDYVNVLRKRWWVIAFTAIAAIAGAYMVSKLLSQTFRTQAVYLALANQADNGLNIVLRNSMNSYRELVMQPSVLDQISQQIGLDISGERLMEDVNIQPRPDEQKIVIEVDLPRLDQSQALADAVGERIVAEVNRINATLEGTARINVTRIQPARLVEIRPNTRINMLAGAILGLVVGLVLAFVLEYLDDTLKSSEDVERFVGLPTLGAIPIAEK, from the coding sequence ATGGAAATCCGCGACTATGTAAATGTGTTGCGTAAACGCTGGTGGGTGATTGCATTTACCGCCATCGCCGCAATTGCCGGCGCGTACATGGTTAGCAAGCTACTGTCCCAAACGTTTCGCACGCAAGCAGTATACCTTGCGTTGGCAAACCAGGCCGACAATGGCCTGAACATCGTGCTGCGCAATTCGATGAATAGCTATCGTGAATTGGTGATGCAGCCCAGCGTCCTCGACCAGATCAGCCAACAGATCGGCCTCGATATAAGCGGCGAACGATTAATGGAAGACGTTAACATCCAACCTCGCCCTGACGAACAGAAGATCGTGATCGAGGTCGATCTTCCCCGGCTCGATCAGTCACAAGCACTCGCCGACGCGGTTGGTGAGCGGATTGTCGCCGAAGTCAACCGGATCAATGCCACCCTTGAAGGGACGGCACGCATCAACGTAACCCGCATCCAACCCGCCCGGCTGGTTGAAATTCGACCCAACACGCGCATTAATATGCTGGCCGGCGCCATCCTGGGCTTAGTCGTCGGTCTTGTGCTTGCCTTTGTGTTAGAGTACCTCGACGATACGCTGAAATCGTCGGAGGATGTCGAGCGTTTTGTCGGCTTGCCGACCCTCGGCGCAATTCCAATCGCCGAAAAATAG
- a CDS encoding response regulator transcription factor, which translates to MQPTILVVDDEASIRNVAKAYLEHAGYRVLCATTGPEGLQMALDEEPDLIVLDLMLPGMDGMEITARLREKSDVFILMLTARSDEIDRVAGLRVGADDYLTKPFSPRELVARVEAILRRRRGKPVKSSVMRFTHVEIDPDAREARAAGQLLELTPTEFDLLIALARNHNRVLSREDLIEKVWGADFYGTDRVVDVYVSQVRRKIEALTGENLIRTARGVGYRFVDTPVSGTPNG; encoded by the coding sequence ATGCAACCGACCATTCTCGTTGTCGATGATGAAGCGAGCATTCGGAACGTCGCCAAAGCCTACCTCGAACACGCCGGCTACCGCGTCTTGTGCGCCACCACCGGTCCTGAAGGGTTACAGATGGCGCTCGATGAAGAACCAGACCTCATCGTGCTCGATCTGATGTTACCCGGCATGGATGGGATGGAGATCACGGCACGCTTACGTGAAAAGTCCGATGTCTTCATTCTCATGCTCACCGCGCGTAGTGATGAGATAGATCGCGTAGCCGGCCTGCGTGTCGGCGCCGACGATTACTTGACCAAACCATTCAGTCCACGCGAGCTGGTCGCCCGCGTCGAAGCCATCTTGCGCCGACGGCGCGGCAAACCGGTCAAGAGTTCGGTCATGCGCTTCACCCACGTCGAAATTGATCCCGACGCCCGCGAAGCCCGTGCCGCCGGCCAACTCCTCGAACTCACTCCCACCGAGTTCGACTTGCTAATAGCACTCGCGCGTAACCACAACCGGGTACTGAGCCGTGAAGACCTCATCGAGAAGGTATGGGGAGCCGATTTCTACGGTACCGACCGCGTGGTTGATGTCTACGTTAGTCAAGTGCGACGCAAGATTGAAGCCCTCACCGGCGAAAACCTCATCCGCACCGCTCGCGGTGTTGGCTACCGATTTGTTGATACACCGGTGTCTGGGACACCAAATGGCTAA
- a CDS encoding CpsD/CapB family tyrosine-protein kinase, whose product MLVTSSPEQVLITLREPASAAAEAYRTLRTNILFSSLDKPIHTLLLTAAEPTPEKSLTAANLAVTMAQAEQRVLLVDCDLRQPSLHTLFGLSNEQGLTSSILDQDAPLAIQPTDIPGLSLLPSGPLPPRPADLLGSRRMEGLLARLRQTADIVIFDTPPVQTFTDALVLSTRVDGVLLVVQAGRSRRDRVREARQKLEKVKANVLGVVLSGVR is encoded by the coding sequence ATGCTAGTGACATCGTCGCCTGAGCAAGTGCTGATCACGTTACGCGAACCGGCATCTGCCGCCGCCGAAGCGTACCGCACTCTGCGCACCAACATTCTCTTCTCTAGTCTTGACAAGCCAATCCATACGCTGTTACTCACTGCCGCCGAACCGACGCCGGAAAAGAGTTTGACTGCCGCCAACCTCGCAGTAACGATGGCCCAAGCCGAACAGCGCGTACTCTTAGTTGACTGCGATCTACGCCAACCGTCACTTCATACCCTTTTTGGCCTCTCCAACGAGCAGGGCCTTACCAGCTCGATCCTGGATCAGGATGCACCACTGGCCATTCAGCCTACCGACATACCCGGCTTGAGTCTCCTACCCAGCGGGCCACTTCCCCCGCGCCCTGCCGATCTGCTCGGTTCGCGTCGGATGGAAGGCTTATTGGCTCGGCTTCGCCAGACTGCTGACATCGTGATCTTCGATACACCACCGGTACAAACCTTCACCGATGCACTGGTACTGTCTACCCGCGTCGATGGTGTGTTGTTGGTCGTACAAGCCGGTCGTTCCCGCCGAGACCGGGTCCGTGAGGCACGCCAAAAGTTGGAAAAGGTGAAGGCGAACGTGCTCGGTGTCGTGCTGAGTGGTGTACGATAG
- a CDS encoding glycosyltransferase gives MRVALVHDYLNQYGGAERVLEALHELFPTAPIYTSIFDPTAMPVVYRQWDIRTSFMQRLPAWRTQFRRYVALYPTAFEQFDLSSYDLIISSSSAFAKGIIPRPGALHICYCHTPMRFAWRTDDYVAREQINGLQAKLLPFLLNYLRIWDTVSANRVDLFVANSREVAGRIARYYRRPAMVIPPPVDLPSYAPRQPEEFYLAGGRLIPYKRLELAIEAFNHLRLPLKIFGDGRDRARLERMAGPNIEFLGWVDEATRLDLFARCRAFIFPGEEDFGITPLEVLAMGRPVIAYAAGGALETLIDGVTGRFFYQPTAAALATAVALSRTDYIDPLVLRRHAEQFSRPRFLAAMRNLIDEALTAQHTGRLAEFEQSFAQLSLPVSR, from the coding sequence ATGCGGGTCGCTTTAGTTCACGATTATCTTAATCAATATGGTGGCGCCGAGCGGGTGCTCGAGGCGCTTCACGAGCTGTTTCCGACGGCGCCGATCTATACCTCAATCTTCGACCCCACGGCAATGCCAGTGGTGTACCGGCAATGGGACATTCGCACCTCATTTATGCAACGCCTGCCGGCATGGCGTACCCAATTCCGCCGTTATGTTGCCCTGTATCCTACGGCATTCGAGCAGTTTGATCTGAGCAGCTACGACCTGATCATCAGTAGTTCGAGTGCTTTTGCCAAGGGCATTATCCCACGTCCGGGCGCGTTACATATCTGCTACTGCCATACACCGATGCGTTTCGCGTGGCGCACCGATGATTACGTAGCCCGCGAGCAGATTAACGGTCTGCAGGCTAAGCTCTTACCGTTTTTACTCAATTATCTCCGCATCTGGGATACGGTCAGTGCTAATCGGGTTGATCTGTTTGTTGCTAACTCCCGTGAGGTCGCCGGACGGATTGCACGGTACTATCGCCGGCCGGCGATGGTGATTCCCCCACCGGTCGATCTTCCATCCTATGCACCACGCCAACCCGAAGAGTTCTATCTGGCCGGTGGGCGATTGATCCCGTACAAGCGGCTCGAATTAGCAATCGAAGCGTTTAACCATCTTCGCTTACCCTTGAAGATTTTCGGCGATGGACGTGACCGTGCTCGCCTTGAACGTATGGCCGGTCCCAATATTGAGTTTCTGGGGTGGGTTGATGAAGCGACTCGTCTCGATCTCTTCGCTCGCTGCCGGGCCTTTATCTTCCCAGGTGAAGAAGATTTTGGCATTACTCCGCTCGAAGTGCTGGCTATGGGCCGACCGGTCATCGCCTATGCCGCCGGCGGTGCTCTCGAAACGTTGATCGACGGTGTGACCGGCCGGTTTTTCTATCAACCTACCGCCGCAGCTCTCGCCACCGCTGTTGCCCTCTCACGTACCGACTATATTGATCCACTTGTGCTGCGTCGCCACGCCGAACAGTTTAGCCGTCCTCGTTTTCTCGCTGCGATGCGCAACTTGATCGACGAGGCACTTACTGCCCAGCACACCGGCCGCCTCGCCGAATTTGAACAAAGCTTCGCCCAATTGTCTCTGCCGGTATCACGATAA
- a CDS encoding YveK family protein — protein MQLTTLLRIARRFWLLILIPTVLAGGLSLWFDLRQLPRYVATARLLITYPISGAEDTVENWQITEYVLDDLPQVLSSATFAAKVAPLLAERNLSLTRTEIQQGLRITLLHRSVDLYGEASSPAAAQALVEAAITVLQQTGLDFWGRPNLQLNVVVLDAVSDPQPTFSLRSALFDAVLRSMLGLVAGFGLAVAAATLRPTKEEPLWKSATM, from the coding sequence ATGCAATTGACCACCCTTTTGCGAATCGCACGCCGTTTTTGGCTGCTCATCCTTATTCCAACCGTACTGGCCGGCGGGTTGAGCCTCTGGTTCGATCTACGCCAACTACCTCGTTATGTTGCTACTGCTCGCTTGCTGATCACATACCCGATCAGCGGTGCAGAAGATACGGTCGAAAATTGGCAAATAACTGAATATGTGCTCGACGATCTCCCGCAAGTCTTGAGCAGTGCCACCTTCGCCGCGAAAGTCGCACCACTATTGGCCGAACGCAACCTCTCCCTTACCCGTACCGAGATCCAGCAAGGGTTACGTATCACCCTACTTCACCGGTCGGTCGATCTGTACGGTGAAGCCTCATCACCGGCAGCAGCCCAAGCACTTGTTGAAGCGGCCATTACCGTCTTACAACAAACAGGTCTCGATTTTTGGGGTCGCCCCAATCTCCAGTTGAACGTTGTAGTACTCGATGCCGTCAGCGATCCGCAACCAACATTTTCACTCCGGTCAGCACTCTTCGATGCCGTTCTCCGGTCGATGCTCGGCCTGGTTGCCGGATTCGGCCTGGCGGTTGCTGCTGCTACACTCCGCCCAACAAAGGAGGAACCGCTATGGAAATCCGCGACTATGTAA
- a CDS encoding sensor histidine kinase has protein sequence MLQFWRQLRWQIIGAQMLVVIVGVVTLNLTANALLEQTVPPEQFTTVHTAVIQALTIAAIAATIAGLTTSILLVQVILRSLRSIAHSSQRIAAGRYDERVNVPASDELRAVAESFNQMAEALEQIEQRRVTMIGNVAHELRTPLAGIEGYLEGLIDGVLPAEADTFLEMKHEVRRLHRLVDDLQTLSRVEAGQISLHFTTFDINEVIRHVVSQLQPQVLDGCLKIICERTDQPILTRADPDRVAQILLNLLGNAVRYTPEGGCITVRSDLVNEWVKVTVEDTGIGIAPEHLPYIFERFYRADPSRSRASGGSGIGLTIARHLAWAMGGDITAYSAGLGKGSRFTLTLPHSATHP, from the coding sequence ATGCTTCAATTTTGGCGACAACTCCGCTGGCAAATCATCGGTGCCCAGATGCTGGTCGTCATCGTTGGTGTGGTAACCCTCAACCTCACCGCCAACGCCCTTCTCGAACAGACCGTCCCTCCTGAGCAATTCACGACCGTGCATACCGCCGTCATTCAAGCGCTCACCATCGCCGCGATTGCCGCGACCATTGCCGGCCTCACCACCAGCATCCTACTCGTGCAAGTCATTTTACGTTCGCTACGCAGCATCGCCCATAGCTCACAACGCATCGCAGCCGGACGCTACGACGAGCGGGTGAATGTACCGGCAAGCGACGAACTGCGCGCCGTCGCCGAAAGCTTTAACCAGATGGCCGAAGCGCTCGAACAGATCGAACAGCGTCGCGTCACGATGATTGGCAACGTTGCTCACGAACTGCGCACACCGCTGGCCGGCATCGAAGGCTACCTGGAAGGCTTAATCGACGGTGTCCTTCCGGCTGAAGCCGACACCTTCCTCGAGATGAAACACGAGGTTCGCCGCTTGCACCGGCTCGTTGACGACCTGCAAACCCTCTCGCGCGTCGAAGCCGGCCAAATCTCGCTCCACTTCACCACCTTCGACATCAACGAAGTCATCCGGCACGTCGTTAGTCAACTCCAACCACAGGTCCTCGACGGCTGCCTCAAAATTATCTGCGAACGCACCGATCAACCGATACTAACCCGGGCCGATCCAGATCGTGTCGCCCAAATCTTGCTCAACCTGCTCGGCAACGCGGTGCGCTACACCCCAGAAGGTGGCTGCATTACAGTTCGCTCAGATCTCGTCAATGAGTGGGTGAAGGTCACGGTAGAAGATACCGGCATCGGCATCGCTCCTGAACATCTACCCTACATCTTCGAGCGCTTCTACCGCGCCGACCCATCGCGTTCACGCGCCAGCGGCGGTAGCGGGATTGGCCTCACCATCGCCCGCCATCTTGCATGGGCAATGGGCGGAGACATCACCGCCTACAGCGCCGGCCTCGGCAAAGGCAGCCGGTTCACACTGACCTTGCCGCACAGCGCAACCCACCCGTAG
- a CDS encoding DevR family CRISPR-associated autoregulator, which translates to MAKIYSLAIAARAVLNLHSLNNEGGEGNQIQTRMVNVFADGRLHNVNAISGDMFKHIQSEHLHRLALQAGLPLSTGARLFNANRINYDVDTDNDFKAQLEAAKTNAGELDLILRRCAVTDMAGVLVTADKRSLPRKSVVEFGWVVGIPGRIKTDSYFHVKFESERGGGSAGVDESGSISGKQTPFHRPASSGEYAIVVQVEAARVGFNDIAQRYAVDTKERQKRLRVLLESVLYTFVEPSGAMRTAQNPHILDVSGVITVSSHVIPAPCISPLKADFVSDIERIVKSFNQLHPNAITMLPFASLGEFAEQMSALIEKAEPFELLSANGASNVADS; encoded by the coding sequence ATGGCGAAGATTTACAGTCTAGCAATTGCAGCGCGGGCCGTCCTTAATCTCCACTCGCTGAATAATGAGGGCGGTGAAGGTAATCAGATCCAAACCCGGATGGTCAACGTCTTTGCCGATGGTCGTTTGCACAATGTCAATGCGATTAGCGGTGATATGTTCAAGCATATTCAATCAGAACATCTCCACCGCTTGGCATTGCAAGCCGGGTTGCCGCTGTCCACAGGAGCACGATTGTTTAACGCCAATCGCATTAATTACGACGTTGATACCGATAATGATTTCAAAGCGCAACTGGAAGCGGCTAAGACGAATGCCGGTGAGCTTGATCTCATCTTGCGCCGCTGTGCAGTCACCGATATGGCTGGCGTGCTGGTGACGGCTGATAAGCGTTCGCTCCCACGCAAAAGTGTGGTTGAATTTGGCTGGGTGGTTGGCATTCCCGGCAGAATCAAGACCGATTCCTATTTCCACGTCAAGTTTGAGAGTGAACGTGGCGGCGGTAGCGCTGGTGTTGACGAGTCTGGTTCGATTTCGGGCAAGCAGACTCCATTTCACCGTCCGGCGTCATCGGGTGAATATGCGATTGTGGTGCAGGTTGAAGCAGCGCGAGTCGGATTCAATGATATTGCCCAACGCTATGCTGTTGATACGAAAGAGCGTCAAAAGCGGCTGCGTGTTCTGCTCGAAAGTGTGCTCTACACGTTTGTTGAACCGTCAGGAGCAATGCGCACGGCGCAAAATCCACACATTCTCGATGTCAGTGGTGTCATTACGGTCAGCTCGCATGTTATTCCGGCACCTTGTATCTCACCGTTGAAAGCTGATTTCGTCAGCGACATTGAGCGCATTGTCAAGAGTTTCAACCAGTTGCACCCAAACGCGATTACTATGCTGCCCTTCGCCTCGCTAGGCGAGTTTGCGGAGCAAATGAGCGCCCTGATCGAGAAAGCTGAACCATTCGAGTTGCTGTCAGCGAATGGAGCGAGCAATGTGGCTGATAGCTGA